Proteins encoded by one window of Pantanalinema sp.:
- a CDS encoding aromatic amino acid hydroxylase: MQNQVPSQLRPLVVTQDYDAYTPIDQAVWRYVMRQNVAFLEDHADPAYLGGLGAAGIEVESIPRTSHQDQSLAKIGWRAVNVRGFIPPAAFMDFQAHRILPIAADMRSHEHISYTPAPDIIHESAGHAPILNDPTFAAYLEAICKLGVKAIASHEDDALYEAIRLLSDLKEDPTATPEAIAEAEARFERTRAAATMVSEAAMVSRLYWWTVEYGLIGSLERPRIYGAGLLSSVGESKHCLTDAVRKLSFDLDACVSTGYDITDYQPQLFVCESFKQLLEATRVFADRMAWKRGGTYALDIALAAGSAVTTTFSSGLQAIGVIGQLRRDAAGEAVYLHCAGPTALAFQGRVLAGHDVGHHAEGFGSPIGKLAGESLPLEAFGEAELLRSGLVPGHSCTLAFESGVKVEGRVRDVHREDGRIVLIGFDACTVTYRGEVLFQPAWGAFDMAVGERVTSVEAAYPDVRYPLVAPRLDGAEAAGAAVEPRLGGLQQLYGQVRSLRETSPDTEKIAQALAEVAHRLDREFPEDWLLRLEVLELLVRQELLPEVREHLLTGLRALMTSGDRRDLIENGLALIFPARTAV, from the coding sequence ATGCAGAACCAGGTCCCGTCTCAGCTGCGCCCGCTGGTCGTCACGCAGGACTACGACGCCTACACCCCGATCGACCAGGCGGTGTGGCGCTACGTCATGCGGCAGAACGTCGCCTTCCTCGAGGATCACGCCGATCCCGCCTACCTCGGGGGCCTCGGCGCCGCGGGGATCGAGGTGGAGTCGATCCCCCGGACCTCGCACCAGGACCAGAGCCTCGCCAAGATCGGCTGGCGGGCCGTCAACGTGCGGGGGTTCATCCCGCCCGCGGCCTTCATGGACTTCCAGGCCCACCGCATCCTGCCCATCGCGGCCGACATGCGCTCGCACGAGCACATCTCCTACACGCCGGCCCCGGACATCATCCACGAGTCGGCAGGCCATGCCCCCATCCTCAACGATCCGACCTTCGCGGCCTACCTCGAGGCCATCTGCAAGCTCGGGGTCAAGGCCATCGCCTCCCACGAGGACGATGCTCTCTACGAGGCGATCCGCCTCCTGTCGGATCTCAAGGAGGACCCCACCGCAACTCCCGAGGCGATCGCCGAGGCCGAGGCGCGCTTCGAGCGCACACGCGCGGCGGCGACGATGGTCTCCGAGGCGGCCATGGTCTCGCGGCTCTACTGGTGGACGGTCGAGTACGGGCTGATCGGGTCGCTCGAACGCCCACGGATCTACGGGGCCGGCCTGCTCTCGTCGGTCGGCGAGAGCAAGCATTGCCTGACCGACGCGGTTCGCAAGCTCTCGTTCGACCTGGACGCCTGCGTCTCGACCGGGTACGACATCACGGATTACCAGCCCCAGCTCTTCGTCTGCGAGAGCTTCAAGCAGCTGCTCGAGGCCACCCGCGTCTTCGCGGATCGCATGGCCTGGAAACGGGGGGGCACCTACGCGCTCGACATCGCGCTGGCCGCGGGCAGTGCCGTGACGACGACCTTCTCCTCGGGCCTGCAGGCGATCGGGGTCATCGGCCAGCTGCGCCGCGACGCCGCGGGCGAGGCCGTCTACCTCCACTGCGCGGGCCCCACCGCCCTTGCCTTCCAGGGCAGGGTGCTCGCGGGCCACGACGTGGGGCACCACGCCGAGGGCTTCGGCTCGCCGATCGGCAAGCTCGCTGGCGAGTCGCTGCCCCTCGAGGCCTTCGGCGAGGCCGAGCTTTTGCGGTCAGGCCTGGTGCCGGGGCACTCCTGCACCCTGGCGTTCGAATCGGGGGTGAAGGTCGAGGGCCGGGTGCGCGACGTGCACCGCGAGGACGGGCGGATCGTCCTCATCGGCTTCGACGCTTGCACGGTGACCTATCGGGGCGAGGTCCTCTTCCAGCCCGCCTGGGGGGCTTTCGACATGGCCGTGGGGGAGCGCGTCACCTCGGTGGAGGCCGCCTACCCCGACGTGCGCTACCCCCTCGTCGCCCCGCGGCTCGACGGCGCCGAGGCGGCCGGCGCCGCCGTCGAGCCGCGCCTTGGAGGCTTGCAGCAGCTCTACGGCCAGGTTCGCTCCCTGCGCGAGACGTCCCCGGACACCGAGAAGATCGCTCAGGCCCTTGCCGAGGTCGCGCATCGCCTCGACCGGGAGTTCCCCGAGGACTGGCTGCTGCGCCTCGAAGTCCTCGAGCTCCTCGTGCGGCAAGAGCTGTTGCCGGAGGTGCGGGAGCACCTCCTGACCGGCCTCAGGGCCCTCATGACGAGCGGCGATCGCCGGGATCTCATCGAGAACGGCCTGGCGCTGATTTTCCCGGCGCGCACCGCGGTCTGA
- a CDS encoding LysR substrate-binding domain-containing protein has product MELRHLRYFVAVAEELHFGKAAERLHMAQPPLSHQIRVLEEELGVTLFHRTNRRVQLSEAGGAFLDEVYRLFAQLDLAVRTARRANRGEIGRLRLGFVNSASYQLLPEICRAFRSEYPDVVLDLHEHTSDFRLETLEDGTLDVGLYRADAEHFRQQLPATLHMTTVSREPLAIVLPAGHRLAGQEAISVAALASEPFILSPQRVYPSYHDQIVRLCLALGFTPRIVQEPVMLTTIMSLVSAGIGVSIVPTSLRQLAWSGVTFASIADPDAVSDMVAIWRRDDASPVLHAFLSILGRIAQPQGASD; this is encoded by the coding sequence ATGGAACTGCGTCACCTGCGCTACTTCGTGGCTGTCGCCGAGGAGCTCCACTTCGGAAAGGCCGCCGAGCGCCTCCACATGGCCCAGCCCCCGCTCAGCCACCAGATCCGCGTGCTGGAAGAGGAGCTGGGCGTCACCCTTTTCCACCGCACCAATCGCCGCGTCCAGCTGAGCGAGGCGGGCGGGGCCTTCCTCGATGAGGTCTATCGCCTGTTCGCTCAGCTTGACCTGGCGGTCCGGACCGCTCGGCGAGCCAACCGCGGCGAGATCGGTCGCTTGAGGCTCGGCTTCGTCAACTCGGCGAGCTATCAGCTCCTCCCCGAGATCTGCCGCGCCTTTCGAAGCGAGTACCCCGACGTGGTGCTCGACCTGCATGAGCACACCTCGGATTTCAGGCTCGAGACCCTCGAGGACGGCACCCTGGACGTGGGCCTGTACCGGGCGGACGCAGAGCACTTTCGGCAGCAGCTCCCTGCGACCCTGCACATGACGACCGTCAGTCGCGAGCCCTTGGCGATCGTGCTTCCCGCCGGGCATCGTCTGGCGGGCCAGGAGGCCATCTCGGTCGCGGCCCTCGCCAGCGAGCCATTCATCCTCTCGCCGCAGCGCGTCTACCCGAGTTACCACGACCAGATCGTGCGCCTGTGTCTGGCCCTGGGCTTCACCCCGCGGATCGTGCAGGAGCCCGTCATGTTGACGACCATCATGAGCCTGGTCTCCGCCGGGATCGGGGTATCCATCGTTCCGACCTCGCTGCGCCAACTCGCCTGGAGCGGGGTCACCTTTGCCTCCATCGCCGACCCGGATGCCGTCTCGGACATGGTGGCGATATGGCGCCGGGATGACGCGTCCCCCGTCCTGCACGCCTTCCTCAGCATCCTTGGTAGGATCGCCCAGCCCCAGGGCGCATCGGACTGA
- a CDS encoding PLP-dependent aminotransferase family protein → MRMIETDPTRRLAARSARMQSSAIREILKLTQQPDIISLAGGLPAPELFPLEAMQQASNTAFGKYGPVALQYAPTEGVVPLRELIASTLPFPTRSDQILVTSGSQQALHLVAKILLDPGDLVVVESPTYLGALQAFDAYEPEYLVVGSDDQGMIPESLEHVLSTAPVRPKFIYIIPSFQNPSGTSLPEARREEIVAIAERHDVLLVEDDPYGQLAFDGRPKAPLRTHSQSHVLYLGSFSKVFAPGLRIGYVVAPDELLTYLVRAKQATDLQTGTLDQYLAAETFEVIDMASHLARLRQVYGERCKALVTAIRTHLPEGTRWTEPTGGMFVWVSLPGGLSSEECLPEALARGVAFVPGASFCVDGSGLSSMRLNFSNVPPGKLDEGVRRLADAIAAQSKKALVAR, encoded by the coding sequence ATGCGGATGATCGAGACGGATCCGACACGGCGGCTCGCCGCTCGCTCGGCTCGCATGCAGAGCTCCGCGATCCGTGAAATCCTCAAGCTGACCCAGCAGCCTGACATCATCTCGCTGGCCGGCGGCCTGCCCGCCCCCGAGCTCTTCCCGCTCGAGGCCATGCAGCAGGCGAGCAATACGGCCTTCGGCAAATACGGACCCGTCGCCCTGCAGTACGCCCCGACCGAGGGGGTCGTGCCCCTGCGCGAGCTGATCGCCTCGACGCTCCCCTTCCCCACCCGCAGCGACCAGATCCTGGTGACCTCGGGCTCCCAGCAGGCCCTTCACCTGGTGGCGAAGATCCTGCTCGATCCGGGCGACCTGGTGGTCGTGGAGAGCCCCACCTACCTCGGCGCGCTCCAGGCCTTCGACGCCTACGAGCCGGAGTACCTGGTGGTCGGTTCCGATGACCAGGGCATGATCCCCGAATCGCTCGAGCACGTCCTTTCGACCGCGCCGGTGCGCCCGAAGTTCATCTACATCATCCCGAGCTTCCAGAACCCCTCGGGGACGAGCCTTCCCGAGGCGCGCCGCGAGGAGATCGTCGCCATCGCCGAGCGCCACGACGTGCTGCTGGTCGAGGACGATCCCTATGGCCAGCTCGCGTTCGACGGCCGCCCCAAGGCGCCCCTGCGGACGCACAGCCAGAGCCACGTCCTCTACCTCGGGTCCTTCTCGAAGGTCTTCGCACCGGGCCTGCGCATCGGCTACGTCGTGGCCCCCGACGAGCTGCTCACCTACCTGGTGCGAGCCAAGCAGGCGACCGACCTGCAGACGGGCACCCTCGACCAGTACCTGGCAGCCGAGACGTTCGAGGTCATCGACATGGCGTCCCACCTCGCGCGCCTGCGCCAGGTCTACGGCGAGCGCTGCAAAGCGCTGGTCACGGCGATCCGCACCCACCTCCCGGAGGGGACCCGGTGGACCGAGCCGACCGGAGGCATGTTCGTGTGGGTGAGCCTGCCGGGCGGCCTCTCGAGCGAGGAGTGCCTGCCCGAGGCGCTCGCGCGCGGGGTGGCCTTCGTGCCCGGCGCGTCGTTCTGCGTGGACGGCAGCGGGCTCTCGTCGATGCGGCTGAACTTCTCGAACGTGCCGCCCGGCAAGCTCGACGAGGGCGTCAGGCGCCTGGCCGACGCGATCGCCGCGCAGTCGAAGAAGGCCCTCGTCGCCCGCTGA